From the Scomber scombrus chromosome 22, fScoSco1.1, whole genome shotgun sequence genome, the window AAATGATATGCCAATGATGCATTGCTCTcaaaaacattatatatatatatataaaagaacaacaaaggaaaacaaaaagcaaaagggGGAGACTCGGAGCGCCACACGGAGGAGCGTGAAGCCTCGGAGTCGGTCCGCAGGTGACGTTCAGTGACTCTTTTCAGAGAGCGGGTGAGCGAAATCCTTTAGACAAAGTAAATGGATGGACGTGgcaacacactctcacacatgcgcgcgcacacacacacacacacacacacacacacagtgatccAACCACAGAGGgccctgatttttttttttttttttagcgtTGTTGCGTACCCCGGCAGCACTCTGACCAAACAGCCTTCATCCCCACAGCGGCTCCGCCTGTCGAGAGGTCGAATCCGAGCGGCTGGGTGGGACTGGTGGCGCCCGCTGCCATGCTGTGTGTCCATATGGCTTTGGATGGAAAGAtcccaatctctctctctccatttatttcatttgcctCAGTTGGTTTTCATGGTGACGTCTGGATTgggcacctcctcctcctccttctcctcctcctcctcctcctcctcttcttcttcttcttcttcttcttcttcttcttcctcctcctcctcctcttcctcctcctcctgttcctgctCATTGTCGTTCTTCCTGCGCCGGTTCTCGTTCAGGTCCTCCTCGTCACTCAGGGCAGCGGAAGCAGAGGAggcagaggcagaggcagaagcagaagcagaggcagaagcagaagcagaggCAGAGGCGGAGGTAGTGGCGGAGGCGGTGGCGGTGGCGGCTGCGGAAGATGAGGCCCCTAAAGCGGACGAGGCGCCCTTCCTCTCCTCGCTTTcgttctcctcctcttctccctcctcctcctcctcctgctcttcctcgcGGTCGAGAGCGAAATAGCCGGTGCCTTTCACGGTGTCCTGGCGCTGGTAGAACAGCACGTACCCTGCTTTggactgcagacacacacacaaacacacacacacacaccgaagtTACTCAGCGGCTGGCTCACTTACAGATCATTTGCTGCACACGTGATCATGATACTGAGTCACGCTGCATTCATTACAGCAGACTCCAGCGGACATTAGTGTTAGCTTTTACCTAACACTGATACAATACATCAAACGGTAACATTCATGCTTGATATTGCACATGTTTCTTCATTAatctttaactttttaaacttcAGATGCAGGCAGAACAATAGAAAGAAACATTTGTGACCTTCAATGAACATCAAAGTCTTTATTTTAAGTGCTGCCAACAATCCTCTAGATACTTCAAGTGTCTTTTATCTTCTGAGTTTTAAAAGCCTTTACAAACTTTCCCAACACCCCCCACTGTCAACTCATCTTAACAAGACTTAACATTAGCTGAATCTTTGGCTTGAATCACTAACTTTTTTCTACTTGCCAATTACTGTACATTTGAACCATCTAACCGCAACAAAATACCCCTAAAACCCAGAAAAGAGTCCTCAGTACTTAATTAGCATGAGCACAGCCAGATGTCATGGAGAAATCAGGCTGTTTGGATGTAATAATTAATAGAAGTACATTACTTTGATCAACTGAAGCATTCTAGTCTGAGTCCAGCAACACTGCCTCTGATGAATAAAAGAGCAGAACTTGGTGCCTGGCTTTCGCAAAATGAGGACACTCACCACTATTTGATCTTCGTTGGCAGGCGACACGCTGCTGTCATCAAAGTTGTACCACTTTCCGTCATCTTTGTTCTTAGCATAAGCAGTATCTGGACAGGAAGAGATTAAGAGACATAACTATAGTGTTACACAGGTTCTCCTTTTAATAGGCATTCTACATACTGGTTTTGGTGTTGTAAAGCGCTTAAACTTTAACAAAACTTCCACAGTTTTAATTGGGTAGAGCGTAAGAATTTCACTTATATACGTAAATCTGTCTTTAGAAATGCAGCCAAACCCTGCTGTAATGCCTGTCGTGAGCATCAGAGTGAAACAAAGCTGATAAGGAGCAGCAAACACAAGTCATGACTGATGTAAATATAAAGCTTGTTAGCGTTCTGCAATCACTGCTTTTCAGGCGTGAtgataaatactgtatttgCACAGCTTATTTCCCGGTGATGCTGCAAAGGAACACACAGCTATAATAAAAATGGAAGCGCTTGCCACTCATCAAAGCACATTAACAGCTCTATTACAGGATGAGGACAGAGACAACTCATCTATTAAACATGGAGCTGAGCAGAGTTCTCACTCATGTCTTGTTTTGGGGGTTTAATGGCGATATTAAGCTGCATGAGTAGAGCAGTAAACCGATGGGGAGGGTTATTAAACGGCTCTGCGACAGTTGCGGCGAGTCTTACAGTGGCCTCCACCCATCCCGCCGTAGTGGTTGGAAACAGCGATGAGGTCATAGTGGCAAGGCCCAGCATTGGGGTTAATCAGGAACTCGGACATGTCCAGATCTCTGTCGacgaaaaaacagaaaatcattcTCATAGCAGTTTTAAAGTGCCTAAATGGGATCAAAAGGtaccaaataaaatcaaaaattaaTTGTGCGCAAAGTGTTAAATTTAAATGACTTAGTGCAAGTATTGAGTAAAAAAATTTGTATTTTACTGAGTCTGCACATACTGAAACAATGGGAAAACTGCTGAAATCAGTGTTCTACTGCAATGATAAATGccctttctctgtgtgtgcatgtgatctgtcagaggctacttttggggacattggGGAATTTCAGACTTAAGACCAGTAAATCAGGGGTGGCTTGTCCAATTAGGGACAAAAGCCATCTATCCAATTGGGAAAAAGTTCacttttgggtcagtggttaatgTTAAGAGTTAGTTTTAGGCAAGTGTGGCAATGCTTCGGGTTGGGGTAAGACTCCAGGTAATTAATATAAATCtatgtgtccccaaaagtgaccatggtgtgatgtgtgtgtgtgtgtgtatacctgagTGGGAAGTCAACCAGGGAGTCCAGTTTATCCCTCATATAGCGACTGTAGGAGAATCGTTTTAGATGGACCACCAGCACCGGCGGCAGAGACCACAGGTCTAGCTTCTTAGTGGCCTGTTGGTGCTGCTTACAGTTCGGACagtacctacacacacacacacacacacacacacacacacacacacacacacacacacacacacacacacacacacacacacacacacacacacacacacacacacacacacacacacacacacacacacacacacacacacacacacacacacacacacacacgttaggAAACGCAGCATGCAACCTGCTCATTATATGTTTGTTTGGCCTATGGGCAGTTTCTCACCAAGGGTCCTCTGCTCCCAGTTTCTCCTTCGTGGTGAACAGCTCGATGCAGTCGTTCAGCTTGAAGAACGCCTTCTTCTGAGGCTTGTACTCCATGCTCTCGTGCTTATCAAAGTCCTGTTTtcagtcacagacacacacgcagctgTTTGAACAAACACTTCTCATAGCACTGCTGTGTCTCACTGGACAAGGATTACTTCCCCGTCCCAAAATAGAACAAAACAGATCATACATTACTCTGAAGCAGCTTAAACATGAGTATTGTGCTCTAACAATATCTGTGCacaagttatatatatataggcaaACATGTCATCAAGCTACTGTAGGATATTGTGTTATCTATAATTACATTCTAATTAAAACTATAATTTAAGGTTTGGTGAGCAGACAAAGAGCAAATCTGCCTATTAGAGCGTGAATGCAAACACTTACTGTTTACTTACACACTTTCCATTTGATTTGGTggagtgtaaatgtgtgtaaatgtaaaattatgaaTATACAACATTTGATTAAAATCAGTAAGAGCATTGCTACATTTTCaattaagttatttttgttttcaaatgaatCACTGCATCTTGGCAGACATTTCAGGCCTTTCTTCAGGATGCAGTGGCTGCTGCAGAAAACAAACCTGTGACCTTTTGATTACGAGACAGTCGAGCTTGACGCTGAGACTTCCTGATGCTCCTGTCTGGGTCACGGTGCCATTTTTTATAACGTggtctgtgtgcatgcatttaaGTGAACCAGCTGCTCAGCTACAGTGATATCCGTATCAGAGAGCATCTTCAGTTTCTGTTGTTGGCTTTACCTCGACAACGGTCTCGTCAAAGtacttcttcttcatctccGGTTCCCAGTCCAAAGAGAGATAAGAGCGGTCTGGAAGGAGGTGGACAGAATGTAGAAAAATCCCATCAGATGAGCCATCTGTCATTTCAGCTTCTcttattgtcattatttcatCTATATATCTACGGGGTCATTTATTCAGGCACTgaaatgatttgtttatttttctatgctTTGATTAAATTAGGAATTTAATCATTATCCAATTAAAATTAGAAACTACTtcaaataaatgtcagaaaatataaaaacaaataaattaataatggAGTATGGAATGGTTAAAATCattgcaaaaatatattttgcttGAATTTGGGATTTCTGGGTCCACTGACCACTGAGTCGAAGGTGTCCCTCATCAAAACGGATCTGCCTGGTGTCCTCCTTGATGAGGGAGAAGTCAGTTTTGCCCATGTTATTGAACTGGAATGTAAAAAGTCTCTTTCTGTTGTGCCCGGCCGTCTGCTGAACTTTGGTGGAGTTCTGCGGAGCGACCATGCCGTTCTCCAGTTCATTGTCCCCGCCCACAGAGTCCTCTGACTGGCTGTTGTCGTTCTCAGACGGCAGCTCCTGATCCTGACTGGACTCGTCATCCTGCTCATCCGTCTCCATCTCACCTGAAatgagagagagcagaaaagACATCACAAAAGGTCACAACTTTCAttatgatgtgtttgtgtgttgtgtgtgtgtgtgtgtgtgtgtgtgtgtgtgtgtgtgtttgtgtgtttgtgtgtgtgtgtgtgtgtgtgtgtgtgtgtgtgtgtgtgtgtgtgtgtgtgtgtgtgtgtgtgggtgtatttgTGCGCTCACTTGGCGACCCCTCCTCCATCAGTCCATTAGTGGCGTTGCCGTTGACAGTGTGCTGTTTGGACGACTGCGTCTCTTCacaatcctcctcctcatcctcctccacaGGACATCGCACGAACcggctgcaaacacacaacgGTTCTCATTTATAgcaactgttttctgttttacactttttagCATTGTCAAACACATCGTTTACCTTTAGCTCACCAGCAGGTTCACGAATTTTGTCTTTAACTTGGAACACTGGTGTGAGAGGATATGAGTCAGAAATAAGAAGCTCTATCATAGACTAAAACAGCAAAGGCACAAGCCATTCTGTCCTTCTCTTACAATGGCTGCTGggttgaaaatgtcaaattgtctTTTACGTTTCCAAACAAGTCAAATCCAATTCTGTTACACTGTTTCTCTGAATGCCACTAAAGATGTTGTCAACCACATGGTATGACTCGGCTCCACTCAACTTGCCTTTTTTGATGGTCTTCCATCAGGCAAAAGTTGTACATAGGATCTGGTACTTTTTTTGTATCACCTCCACAGAGGTTATATGTGAGCTGAGCTGATATTAAAAGGTGACGTGAAAACACTGCAAGCCACTGATTGGTTAGAGAGAATTGCCACTTGTACAACACAAGACACTCTGCGGTAGaaaatatatgaatgaaaaggagaaattaaacaataaaagtaTCTGTTTCCTCATTCGACCACCACTGCattgtcccttttttttcttttttttaaatgaatcaggAACCTGCAAAGTCTAACTTAGAGAGCAatgtcctctcctcctcctaaATCGACATAAGAGTACTTCTTTCTTATGAATGAAGCTATGCTGCTGACAAATCAGTGACAGTCATCCCTGCAAACCCCGCCCCCACTGAAAAGTTACTATCAGCAGTGGAAAATGAAATCCAGAAGAGTCAAGTAGAGTAGAGTCAGAGCAGAGCCAGAACCACGGAGTGGAAATACAGCTAAAGTGGCTTGTAGTGTCGATGAATGTGTGATCAGACGGTGAGAAACACGAGCCTACCAGAGGCGTAGGAGCAGCATGTTGTAGAGTTTGTCTTCACTGAGGGTTCTGGGGACGGCGATGAGGAAGGGCTGTCCGAACAGCGGCGTGCTGGTGTGGTTGTAGCCTGACTGCTTGTACTTCTCCCTCAGGTGCACTGGGATCACTACGTGGTCTGTGTCCTCCACCCTGTTCACCGCTACCTCAAACCtatagaaaaagagagaaatgtggtCAGTAGATTGGAAGCACACTGGATAAGCTAAATCACACATGTCAGAAATACTGTCAGTGAAGAAACTGTTCATTAAAAAGCTGTTATTAAGACAGAGGTAAATCCACATTTGTAAAATTATAACACGAAttaggcaaaaaaaaacttgaatttaGTCGGTCACATGGATGCGATCTAGTTGTAGTCCAAATTTAGATAACACTGAGGTTGTAATGTGAGTACAGATAACACAGCATGTCTGTCAGCCAAGCTTGACACTCACACGTAGATATCATCTCTCTCCATGATGCTGCTGAGGTTCTCGTTAGTGGCGAAGATCCGGTGGAAGCGGTGGTTGTAGATGTCAGTTACAATCATCTGGGCGGGGGTGATGAGTGTTGGAGGGAAACAAAGTCAGTCACGatagaaagagacaaaaactaTTTGAGTTGGAAGCTGATTAAACAAAGGTGTTGAATGGAAAGTTAGTTCTCAAAGAAGTGTGATATACTGTCagtatttattttcctctcttattttgcattttatatttagttgtttATAGTCTGCTTGTTCAAAAGGCAATGGAtactatatttttcttactagCTACTGTGGCTGGATGGGCAGTGTTAAAGGGAGTAGACTATTTTGGTCTGTGCTGTCTGAGGAAATGTCAGCATTATAGTGTGATAAGATAATAAGTGAGCAGGGTTACTGCCCAGAGCAGAACTGGCTGCAGCGGTATTACCTTCTCAGCAGGCACCCCAGACAGGCTGGAGAGGGAGGTACACAGGTCGGAGATGTAGCCCACCTTCGGCACGGTCAGCTTGTACTGAAAGAGAAACACATCACCATTAACCGCTGTCTTGAAACCATCACTTCACAGTGTGAACTTCCAGTTCTTTTCCAGgcaatgctgtgtgtgtattacctgTGTGGGTTTGGCCATAGGGTCCAATCTGACCAAATAAACCTCTAGTGTGCGCTCCTTCTTCATGGGTAGTGGTAGAGTCAAGTAGCAAAAAGGGTCGAATGTCACGGAGACCTTGGAGCACACGGGACACACCAAGGTGGACTTGAAAAGGCCATGGAAGATGTCCACAATGATGGAGTCATTCCTCTTGATGTGGCTCTCCCACGCTTCCTCTGCCACCAcctgagagacaaaaaaaacaaaatgttaagaaaacaaagtacaaaaaaataacaaaaacatgaatacaatcgaacttgtttccatttttatttttaaggggGCCCTTTGTGCCTTTATTCAAATAACAAGGGGAcacaagagagagaaattgGTGATGACAGCTTGAATCATTGACTTAttaaaaagggtaaaaaaaaaactataattacaataacatagggctgggcaatatattgatattatattgatattgtgatatgaggcTAGATACCGTCTTAGATTGTGAATATTGTGATAACATGATTttacgatattcaaaatctaagacatAAGTGTTGTCTTAACTGGTTTTTAAGGCTGCATTAAAGTaacataatgtaattatttacctttacccacttagtcattatatccacattactgatgattatttaccAAAAATCTCATAGTGAAAAAATTTTGTggaagcaccaatagtcattcCTAAAATATTGCTGCAATAttgatattgaaatatttgATCAAAACAATCacgatatttgattttatccatatcgTCAAGCccaacaatatttaattttttatttaataaaatttttaataatgtatttgatCAGACTACTGTTCTGTCATCAGTCTTAATATAATCAGCCAGGATCTAGGGTTGATTTAATAAATTTCTGGCACTTCAAAAACTTGGTCTCACCTTATCAGGCCTGCCATTAGCATCCTTGAGCTGTATGTAGGGCTTCTTCCTGATGCGGTTCAAGTCCTCATGAAGGCCATCCAGGAGAAAGGCCAGCAGCTCATGAGAGTCCTGCTGCTGGTAGCCCGAGAACTGGGGGGCAAAGCGGCCCACCTGGGTCTgcaatatgtaaaaacacacgCATGGGTTAACAAATGACATGAGGGAGGgcaaggaaaagaaaagcagagataTTTTCTCCCCTATACTAGACATCTGTCCAATGcaatctgtctgtctttagCCTTAAAAGTTCAGTCTTCACATAATTCACAACCTCTTTTAAGTCCCAGAAATGCAGATTTACCCGCCACAGTTTCATGCAAGCCTTCACGAAAACTTCTGATCTTTCCAGACTGCTAAATCTTTTAGATTTGGGGAATTCAAGTCATTTCTGGTCGTCCACAGGGATAAACACTTGTATGTTATGCAGTTCTTGGTCTGCTACTTTCTTACTTTCATGTTTGTATCTTTCAGAATAGAAATCTTTACATCTCAAAGACATATTTTGGCTTTCAGCTCAAACTGCCTGTACACAGATTTGAAAGGCAACAGCTCAGATACCGCTTTTACAAGCCTTCCTTTCCTAATATATATATCAACAGTACACTGTTTTTGTAGAGAACTCAATATACAGAATTGCTTTCGGTTGTTTTTCCCATTAAAGGTTTATTGCAGGTAGTCACCTTGAAAGGCCTTGGGGTGACGTAGCTATATTTGCCCAACCACAGCTGCTTGATGAGCTCCGCGTAGGCTCTGGCAATCTCCCCCTTCATGCCCAGTGGGTTGTCCTCATTCAGCTCGTCTGTGTACTTGTCTTTGAGGAAGAACTCCGTCAGTGGACGGATATTGCTTAAACACTGAGAGGGCACAATAACAGGAGAAGACGATAATAAGCAAAGAGCAGGTTCAAGCTTCTTACACGTTCTTCACTTCAAACATCCGAGCCATCGCAGTCATTTGCCAAATACCCGCCGTAATGTGTGCAAACAAAGACAATAGCTTCCTCTGCTTTCATAGACTGTGTAGGGATCCCTGTAGACGTGCTGTTACCTGCACAGCAGAGTTCATAAAGCAGGTGTTGCCCAGGTTGGAGAGTCCACAGAGGCCTGAGCGCTCACTCTGCCTGCTCTGGTCTGAGTAGTCATAGCTGTTGCTGTAAGGATGGTAGGATGGCAGACTATAGCTTGAATTCTTCACACTGtgcaagaaacacacaaacacaaaggttaT encodes:
- the LOC134004383 gene encoding ubiquitin carboxyl-terminal hydrolase 15-like isoform X3; the encoded protein is MAEGGAADLDTQRGEVAALLKTQLRKGDTWYLVDSHWFKQWKKYVGFDSWDKYQMGDQNVYPGPVDNSGLLKDGDVLAIKEHLIDELDYILVPTEGWNKLVSWYGLSEVQEPIARKVVEQGMFVKHCKVEVYLTELKLCEDSNMDNVITRRFSKADTIDLIEKEMRKLFSIPDEKETRLWNRYMSNTFEPLNKPDSTIQDAGLYQGQQQQTEPQFPSSCCLLQVLVIEQKNEDGSWPRGSTAPNVKNSSYSLPSYHPYSNSYDYSDQSRQSERSGLCGLSNLGNTCFMNSAVQCLSNIRPLTEFFLKDKYTDELNEDNPLGMKGEIARAYAELIKQLWLGKYSYVTPRPFKTQVGRFAPQFSGYQQQDSHELLAFLLDGLHEDLNRIRKKPYIQLKDANGRPDKVVAEEAWESHIKRNDSIIVDIFHGLFKSTLVCPVCSKVSVTFDPFCYLTLPLPMKKERTLEVYLVRLDPMAKPTQYKLTVPKVGYISDLCTSLSSLSGVPAEKMIVTDIYNHRFHRIFATNENLSSIMERDDIYVFEVAVNRVEDTDHVVIPVHLREKYKQSGYNHTSTPLFGQPFLIAVPRTLSEDKLYNMLLLRLCRFVRCPVEEDEEEDCEETQSSKQHTVNGNATNGLMEEGSPSEMETDEQDDESSQDQELPSENDNSQSEDSVGGDNELENGMVAPQNSTKVQQTAGHNRKRLFTFQFNNMGKTDFSLIKEDTRQIRFDEGHLRLSDRSYLSLDWEPEMKKKYFDETVVEDFDKHESMEYKPQKKAFFKLNDCIELFTTKEKLGAEDPWYCPNCKQHQQATKKLDLWSLPPVLVVHLKRFSYSRYMRDKLDSLVDFPLRDLDMSEFLINPNAGPCHYDLIAVSNHYGGMGGGHYTAYAKNKDDGKWYNFDDSSVSPANEDQIVSKAGYVLFYQRQDTVKGTGYFALDREEEQEEEEEGEEEENESEERKGASSALGASSSAAATATASATTSASASASASASASASASASASSASAALSDEEDLNENRRRKNDNEQEQEEEEEEEEEEEEEEEEEEEEEEEEEEEEKEEEEVPNPDVTMKTN